One stretch of Acidobacteriota bacterium DNA includes these proteins:
- a CDS encoding MFS transporter, with product MNNKRYKWFVVFLLWFVCFFNYADRQAIFSVFPVLQSEMGLSKLQLSFVGASFMYVYALIGPLAGVIGDRFSRKFLIIAGLVFWSLVTMATALSTQYWHLVLCRALEGFGEAFYFPASMALISEYHGPETKSRAMGMHQSSVYAGSIAGGAVAGYLAQHYGWRSGFYLFGGAGILLGVILLLLLKEPERQQARGELDAHTTLDYTKGNLWADIAEIFRTPMVRILMAVFVGANFVFSVFTTWMPTFLKEKFGLSLSLAGFSGTAYQQTFSMIGVVVGGVLADRLARRYLGGRMMAQTVGLFGGVAFIFLTGWTLSMPLLILALSGFGFFKGIYDANIWASLYDVVKPQRRATALGLMNSIGWLGAAIAPTVIAVASGKYGMSACLSANSLIYLFFGLLLVFGIRAYLPGRKLAVETGLS from the coding sequence ATGAACAACAAACGCTACAAATGGTTCGTCGTCTTCCTGCTCTGGTTCGTCTGCTTTTTTAACTACGCAGACCGGCAGGCAATCTTCTCAGTCTTTCCGGTTTTGCAGAGCGAGATGGGCCTGAGCAAGCTGCAACTCAGCTTTGTCGGCGCGTCGTTTATGTACGTCTATGCCTTAATCGGCCCGTTGGCGGGCGTCATCGGCGACCGGTTCAGCCGCAAGTTTTTGATCATCGCGGGCTTGGTCTTTTGGTCGCTGGTGACGATGGCGACGGCGCTCTCGACGCAGTATTGGCATTTGGTCTTGTGCCGCGCCTTGGAAGGCTTTGGCGAAGCGTTTTATTTTCCGGCTTCGATGGCGTTGATCAGTGAGTATCACGGGCCAGAAACCAAATCGCGCGCGATGGGCATGCACCAATCCAGCGTCTACGCCGGTTCGATTGCGGGCGGCGCGGTGGCGGGTTATCTGGCCCAGCATTACGGCTGGCGCTCGGGGTTTTATCTCTTCGGCGGCGCAGGCATCTTGCTGGGCGTCATTCTTTTGCTGCTATTGAAAGAGCCAGAACGCCAGCAGGCGCGCGGTGAATTGGATGCGCACACGACCTTGGATTACACGAAGGGCAATCTGTGGGCGGACATTGCCGAAATCTTCCGCACGCCGATGGTGCGCATCTTGATGGCCGTGTTCGTCGGCGCGAATTTTGTCTTTTCGGTGTTTACGACCTGGATGCCCACCTTCCTGAAAGAGAAGTTCGGCTTGAGCCTGTCGCTGGCGGGGTTCAGCGGCACCGCGTATCAGCAAACCTTCTCGATGATCGGCGTGGTCGTGGGTGGTGTGCTGGCGGATCGCCTGGCGCGGCGTTACTTGGGCGGACGCATGATGGCGCAAACAGTCGGGCTTTTCGGCGGCGTCGCGTTTATCTTTCTGACCGGTTGGACGCTCTCGATGCCGTTGCTGATTTTGGCCTTGAGCGGCTTCGGTTTTTTCAAAGGCATCTACGACGCGAATATCTGGGCCTCGCTCTATGATGTCGTGAAGCCGCAACGGCGCGCGACGGCCTTGGGCTTGATGAATTCGATTGGCTGGCTGGGCGCGGCGATTGCGCCGACGGTGATTGCCGTGGCGTCGGGCAAATACGGGATGAGCGCCTGTTTGAGCGCGAATTCGCTGATCTATTTGTTCTTCGGCTTGTTGCTGGTTTTCGGCATTCGCGCGTATCTGCCGGGCCGGAAGCTCGCTGTGGAAACAGGACTAAGCTAA
- a CDS encoding DUF3598 family protein, whose translation MTLKERLAQVTGVWEGTYTHLKPDGTVLDHYASRQETRLEGNHWYERVIYRWPAQKGAAGREQRLDFRAGFDATGERMLFDDPDFFGQTFIVSDDIFVFPYHWKNRPGQRVVETIVLSSPTRKSRLWQSFDQGELVKITVIVERRIDEPPDVWY comes from the coding sequence ATGACCTTAAAAGAACGGCTCGCCCAAGTCACCGGCGTTTGGGAAGGCACGTATACGCATCTGAAGCCGGATGGCACAGTACTGGATCATTACGCTTCGCGGCAGGAAACACGGCTGGAAGGAAACCACTGGTACGAGCGCGTCATCTATCGCTGGCCCGCGCAGAAGGGAGCAGCAGGCAGGGAACAGCGGCTGGATTTTCGCGCCGGTTTCGACGCCACAGGCGAGCGCATGCTGTTTGATGACCCTGACTTTTTCGGCCAGACTTTTATCGTCAGCGACGACATCTTTGTCTTTCCCTATCACTGGAAAAACCGGCCCGGCCAGCGTGTCGTCGAAACGATTGTCTTGAGCAGTCCCACCCGCAAATCCCGCCTCTGGCAAAGCTTCGACCAAGGCGAACTCGTAAAAATTACAGTGATTGTCGAGCGCCGTATAGACGAACCGCCCGATGTCTGGTATTGA